The Palaeococcus ferrophilus DSM 13482 genome includes a window with the following:
- a CDS encoding ATP-binding cassette domain-containing protein, with protein MNKAIEAANLTKYYGSFLAVDNVSFDVKANEIFGFLGPNGAGKTTTIRMLTGVLKPSKGSVRVLGYDMLDTGEKLRARERMGIVPETANPYVDLTAMQNLRLMGELYGMPKREIEKRSIELLKLFDLYEKRNTKVRGFSKGMRQRLILAMAMIADPELYFLDEPTSGLDVISARMIKEIIREERKNGKTIFITSHNMADVNELCDRVAIIRRGKLIAIDTPERLKTLSKRHVFIEVSFEPMPKEIPISSASRIERKGDKLKIKTDDPDATVKELVRYAEEKGLRIVSLKTLTPSLEDVFVELVGGTNERD; from the coding sequence ATGAACAAAGCCATAGAGGCCGCCAACCTGACCAAATACTACGGTTCCTTTCTTGCCGTTGACAACGTGAGCTTTGACGTTAAGGCGAACGAGATTTTCGGGTTCCTCGGGCCCAACGGGGCCGGAAAGACCACAACTATAAGGATGCTCACGGGAGTTTTAAAGCCCAGCAAGGGAAGCGTTAGGGTTCTCGGCTACGACATGCTCGACACAGGGGAGAAACTGAGGGCGAGGGAGAGGATGGGAATAGTCCCGGAGACTGCCAACCCCTACGTGGATTTGACCGCCATGCAGAACCTCAGGCTCATGGGCGAACTGTACGGGATGCCAAAGAGGGAAATAGAGAAGCGCTCCATCGAACTCCTCAAGCTCTTCGACCTCTATGAGAAGAGAAACACCAAGGTGAGGGGCTTCTCGAAGGGCATGAGACAGCGTTTAATTCTCGCGATGGCGATGATAGCTGATCCGGAGCTCTACTTCCTCGACGAGCCGACGAGCGGGCTCGATGTTATCAGCGCAAGGATGATAAAGGAGATAATCAGGGAAGAGAGAAAGAACGGGAAGACGATTTTCATCACGAGCCACAACATGGCCGACGTCAACGAGCTCTGCGACAGGGTGGCGATAATAAGGCGGGGGAAGTTAATAGCGATAGACACGCCGGAGAGGCTCAAAACCCTCAGCAAGAGACATGTCTTCATCGAGGTGAGCTTTGAACCAATGCCCAAGGAGATTCCGATCTCCAGCGCGTCGAGGATCGAGAGGAAAGGAGACAAGCTGAAAATCAAAACGGATGACCCGGACGCGACGGTAAAGGAGCTCGTCCGCTACGCTGAGGAGAAGGGGCTGAGGATAGTGAGCTTGAAGACGCTGACGCCTTCCCTCGAGGACGTTTTCGTCGAGCTGGTGGGTGGTACGAATGAACGCGATTGA
- a CDS encoding universal stress protein: MFRKILFPTDFSEGAYRAIEGFARENEMEVGELIVLHVIDQDILEEMMNGYSLAYCCEEEELKDIEKKLNERAWKKLNEKLEYLRGILKAKEIRGLVKLGVPWREIVKTSEEEDVSLILLPSHGKLGFSREIMGSTTLRVLRKTDKPVLIIKTHEEGRS; the protein is encoded by the coding sequence ATGTTCCGGAAGATTTTGTTCCCGACGGATTTCAGTGAGGGTGCCTACAGGGCAATCGAGGGGTTCGCCAGGGAAAACGAGATGGAAGTGGGTGAGCTCATCGTGCTCCACGTCATTGACCAGGACATCCTTGAGGAGATGATGAACGGGTACTCCCTCGCCTACTGCTGTGAGGAGGAAGAGCTCAAAGACATCGAAAAGAAGCTCAATGAACGGGCGTGGAAAAAGCTAAATGAGAAGCTGGAATACCTGCGGGGCATTCTAAAGGCGAAGGAGATACGCGGCTTGGTAAAACTCGGCGTCCCCTGGAGGGAGATAGTCAAGACCTCGGAGGAGGAAGACGTCTCCCTGATCCTCCTTCCATCGCACGGAAAGCTCGGATTTTCCCGCGAGATCATGGGCTCAACTACCCTCAGAGTGCTCAGGAAGACGGACAAGCCGGTTCTGATAATAAAAACGCACGAAGAGGGAAGAAGCTGA
- a CDS encoding OsmC family protein, whose protein sequence is MERLEYSAHLKWDGNVGSTARVREFTFSVDTNTDGHNKGPNPTEYLLAAIGGCLTVNWGRLIKKMRLDVKNMEITVSGWRNLDEPQLKEITYKITVFTNEDKKKIMRVKELAEKYGTVFNTVGAEKIKGEVEIVRPE, encoded by the coding sequence ATGGAGCGCCTCGAGTATTCGGCACACCTGAAGTGGGACGGCAACGTCGGGAGCACTGCCCGGGTGAGAGAGTTTACCTTCAGTGTAGACACGAACACGGACGGTCATAACAAGGGGCCAAATCCAACGGAGTACCTCTTGGCTGCCATAGGCGGCTGTTTAACCGTCAACTGGGGTAGGTTAATCAAGAAGATGCGCCTCGACGTGAAGAACATGGAGATAACTGTAAGCGGCTGGAGAAACCTCGATGAGCCCCAGCTGAAGGAAATAACCTACAAGATCACCGTCTTCACTAACGAGGACAAGAAAAAGATTATGCGCGTTAAGGAGCTGGCTGAGAAGTACGGGACGGTGTTCAACACCGTCGGGGCGGAGAAAATAAAGGGAGAAGTGGAGATAGTAAGGCCTGAGTAG
- a CDS encoding thioredoxin family protein — MDELEMIRHKKMLELMRRAGMIEEKPREPKVVIEVITSPGCPYCPIAWAMAQELERRYEGVVAKELSVATPEGRRKAMEHNIMGTPTVLINNRVEFVGVPNFAEFERRVKRHLSA; from the coding sequence ATGGACGAGCTGGAGATGATAAGACACAAAAAAATGCTGGAGCTCATGAGGAGGGCAGGAATGATCGAGGAGAAACCGAGAGAGCCCAAGGTTGTCATAGAGGTAATAACCTCACCCGGCTGCCCATACTGTCCGATAGCGTGGGCCATGGCGCAGGAGCTTGAGAGGAGGTACGAGGGGGTCGTTGCCAAGGAGCTGAGCGTTGCCACACCCGAAGGCCGGAGAAAGGCGATGGAGCACAACATCATGGGGACTCCCACGGTGCTCATAAACAACCGCGTCGAGTTCGTAGGCGTACCCAACTTCGCCGAGTTCGAGAGGCGGGTTAAGAGGCACCTTTCGGCCTGA
- a CDS encoding ArsR family transcriptional regulator, with the protein MPRSTLYYHLSALEDAGIIEMAGYLEEGGAPEKLWKLKVRKIGMGLVTAGILGE; encoded by the coding sequence ATGCCCCGCTCAACGCTTTACTACCACCTCTCGGCCCTTGAGGACGCCGGGATAATCGAAATGGCCGGCTACCTGGAGGAGGGTGGTGCTCCAGAGAAGCTTTGGAAGCTGAAGGTTAGAAAAATTGGAATGGGCCTCGTAACGGCCGGGATACTCGGGGAGTGA
- a CDS encoding arsenic resistance protein, with the protein MDVVEFIKEKMVYIVFTLIFASTYAGVYHRALFLSLKGTLPVALFMMLFQPMVFMDIRKAFTTRTEVKTKYLILLTLFYLAVFPALTWLLLKFWLAVMPGTDPRLLAGVVLISLAPLPSSAPAFTNLAGGKFQLTLVGVIWTFLLSLFVMPVYAKLILHAVIQVPVGVLLKSLVLYIITPLIVGQLTKYAVLRWKGVDALMSLKKPLVGISLLGMYWMVVVVFGINGKMIVERPELILVGAIIMNVYFLLRAAVAYFSGKALAFPFEQKVSFVYSTGSNMTLATAIAIGTFGPMAAVGTALGGPFSDMLLMILFVRLFSWMGKRRIRVEGEENIVGG; encoded by the coding sequence ATGGATGTTGTTGAGTTCATAAAGGAGAAGATGGTCTACATAGTATTCACTCTCATCTTCGCATCAACCTACGCAGGTGTTTACCACCGCGCCCTCTTCCTATCCCTGAAGGGAACCCTCCCGGTAGCGCTCTTCATGATGCTCTTCCAGCCAATGGTCTTCATGGATATAAGAAAGGCATTCACCACGAGGACGGAGGTTAAGACGAAGTACCTCATACTGCTGACGCTGTTCTACCTCGCGGTTTTCCCAGCTCTTACATGGCTCCTCCTGAAGTTCTGGCTCGCGGTAATGCCCGGAACTGACCCAAGACTGCTCGCGGGGGTTGTCCTCATAAGCCTAGCGCCTCTTCCCAGCTCTGCACCCGCTTTTACCAACCTCGCCGGCGGGAAGTTTCAGCTCACCCTCGTCGGCGTTATATGGACTTTCCTGCTCTCGCTATTCGTAATGCCGGTCTATGCGAAGCTGATACTTCACGCCGTCATTCAGGTTCCAGTTGGTGTGCTCCTCAAGTCCCTCGTCCTCTACATAATAACGCCCCTCATCGTGGGTCAGCTGACTAAATATGCCGTCCTCCGCTGGAAGGGCGTGGATGCACTAATGTCCCTCAAAAAGCCCCTCGTGGGCATTTCCCTCCTCGGCATGTACTGGATGGTCGTGGTGGTCTTCGGCATAAACGGGAAGATGATAGTCGAGAGGCCGGAGCTGATATTGGTGGGAGCCATCATCATGAACGTCTACTTCCTCCTGCGCGCGGCTGTAGCTTACTTCAGCGGGAAAGCCCTCGCCTTCCCCTTTGAGCAGAAGGTATCCTTTGTTTACTCTACCGGCTCTAACATGACCCTTGCAACGGCCATAGCAATAGGAACGTTTGGACCAATGGCCGCAGTTGGAACCGCCTTGGGCGGGCCATTCAGCGACATGCTCCTGATGATACTCTTCGTCAGGCTCTTCAGCTGGATGGGGAAAAGACGTATACGGGTTGAAGGAGAAGAGAACATCGTGGGTGGTTAA
- a CDS encoding putative zinc-binding protein yields METPKVCIIACGDSLSELVVREALKELGSDVALCPLSAVATGVEGIKDAMKKAEYVMVVDSCSEECGRKLAETFGIHYDEYLNLEEELGIKMPCYKKPSVEVVDDVGLAAAHLIERIREVLKEL; encoded by the coding sequence ATGGAGACTCCCAAGGTGTGCATAATAGCGTGTGGGGATTCCCTCTCCGAGCTGGTCGTTAGGGAAGCTCTCAAGGAGCTGGGAAGTGATGTTGCGCTCTGCCCCCTGAGCGCGGTTGCCACAGGGGTGGAAGGCATCAAAGATGCTATGAAAAAGGCAGAATACGTGATGGTGGTGGACTCCTGCTCCGAGGAGTGCGGTAGGAAGCTCGCCGAGACCTTTGGAATACACTACGATGAATACCTCAACCTCGAAGAGGAACTCGGCATTAAAATGCCCTGCTATAAAAAGCCCTCCGTTGAAGTCGTGGACGATGTTGGGCTGGCTGCAGCCCATTTGATAGAGAGAATCCGAGAGGTTCTCAAGGAGCTCTGA
- a CDS encoding aldehyde dehydrogenase family protein: MTKFVQHSIFDQIYRNGDDGVPEFRTFVAGKWVFGEGLADVRSPIDGKVIARVSVLSKGQVEDAISSAYIRGREAIRNYPGEKRITSFLKAAEIMREAFDDFVKVLMLDAGKPKSNAAGETRATMERLEKTTFESRVMLGDYIPGDWSEETLESEGVIKREPYGVVLAIGPFNYPLFIPAAKVIPALLAGNAVLLKPASADPLAAILFIRVLELAGFPGESVQLLTIPGRLMDGVVADRRIGAVTFTGSTDVGEHIVKTGGIKAYHLELGGKDPAIVLDDADLELASEKIVKGMVSYSGQRCDAIRLILAQEGVYEELKAKILEKLREIEPRNPLEDEKAIMGPLIDLKSADYIEEVWRDAVEKGAKPLTDFRRGNNYVWPLLLEAGKETLSELRAFQEDVFGPLALIVKVRDEDEAVEIANSSRFGLDAAVFSSCERRARKVARKLEVGAVFINEYPRHGIGLLPLRRRQGQRRWKGGDRLLGDTAHDDEEHSPQLQGLRGLGVPLND; this comes from the coding sequence ATGACCAAGTTTGTTCAACATTCGATTTTTGACCAAATATACCGTAATGGAGACGACGGCGTTCCAGAGTTCAGGACTTTCGTTGCCGGCAAGTGGGTCTTCGGCGAGGGTCTTGCCGACGTCAGAAGTCCCATAGATGGAAAGGTGATAGCGAGGGTGAGCGTCCTTTCGAAGGGGCAGGTTGAAGATGCCATAAGCTCAGCCTACATTAGAGGCCGGGAGGCGATAAGGAACTATCCCGGGGAGAAAAGGATAACCAGCTTCCTGAAGGCTGCTGAGATTATGAGGGAGGCCTTTGACGACTTCGTGAAGGTCTTAATGCTTGACGCGGGAAAGCCGAAGTCGAACGCGGCCGGCGAGACGAGGGCGACGATGGAGAGGCTGGAAAAGACCACCTTTGAGTCAAGGGTCATGCTGGGCGACTATATCCCCGGCGACTGGAGCGAGGAGACCCTCGAGAGCGAGGGAGTGATAAAGAGAGAACCCTACGGGGTTGTACTAGCCATAGGCCCCTTCAACTACCCCCTGTTCATCCCAGCGGCCAAGGTAATTCCCGCCCTGCTGGCCGGCAACGCGGTTCTTTTAAAGCCGGCCTCCGCTGACCCCCTGGCCGCGATACTCTTCATAAGGGTGCTTGAGCTGGCGGGCTTTCCCGGGGAGAGCGTCCAACTCCTGACCATTCCGGGAAGGCTTATGGATGGGGTTGTGGCCGACAGAAGGATAGGGGCGGTAACCTTCACCGGCAGTACTGATGTCGGGGAGCACATAGTGAAGACCGGCGGCATAAAGGCATACCATCTCGAGCTTGGGGGCAAAGACCCTGCGATAGTGCTCGATGATGCAGACCTCGAGCTCGCGAGCGAGAAAATTGTCAAGGGGATGGTGAGCTACTCCGGCCAGAGATGTGACGCGATAAGGCTCATCCTTGCCCAGGAAGGAGTCTACGAAGAACTGAAGGCAAAAATCCTTGAAAAGCTGAGGGAAATAGAGCCCAGGAACCCCCTTGAAGACGAAAAGGCCATAATGGGCCCGCTTATTGACCTGAAGTCCGCGGACTACATCGAAGAAGTCTGGAGGGACGCCGTGGAGAAGGGGGCAAAGCCCCTGACCGATTTCCGGAGAGGGAACAACTACGTCTGGCCTCTCCTCCTTGAGGCAGGTAAAGAAACCCTGTCCGAACTCAGGGCCTTCCAGGAGGATGTCTTCGGCCCGCTGGCGCTCATAGTGAAGGTCAGAGACGAGGATGAGGCCGTTGAGATAGCCAACTCATCGCGCTTTGGACTGGACGCGGCAGTATTTTCCTCCTGCGAGAGGAGAGCAAGGAAGGTCGCAAGGAAGCTTGAGGTTGGGGCGGTCTTTATCAATGAGTACCCAAGGCACGGGATAGGGTTACTACCCCTTCGGCGGCGTCAAGGACAGCGGCGTTGGAAGGGAGGGGATAGGCTACTCGGTGATACAGCTCACGACGACGAAGAGCATAGTCCACAACTTCAAGGGCTACGGGGTCTGGGAGTACCTCTGAACGATTAG
- a CDS encoding arsenic resistance protein has protein sequence MHMFGKLANNLKKNLLWYSLIAIAVGWALGLTFPGFAKAHKAGLSKLTTILVFLMIYPMMINLNLERIPKVLKEPKPVLLSLAYNFVLTPVVAFLLVKGFIHDPNLALGFLLVMLVPGSSMSIGYAGLAGGDLEVATVALGVNFLLIPVMLPLWIKLLGSAYNVPVPLSLLLRTVFIVLILPMFLGDLTRRLLTRKLGKERFLELKPLFGSITMTTMLLLVGLIFFMKAQLLLSKWTLLVELAVVNTVYMVVMLALITWLDRVLGLGYKEHMGIAFLSVGKNNGTAIAIATLAFQPLVAIPAATLPIFQIIFLILYLKLAERVRCLFETCVCSEGKGGEPEVS, from the coding sequence ATGCACATGTTCGGCAAGCTCGCGAACAACCTCAAGAAAAACCTGCTCTGGTACTCGCTCATAGCAATAGCCGTAGGCTGGGCCCTAGGACTGACCTTTCCGGGCTTTGCAAAGGCCCACAAAGCGGGATTGAGCAAGCTCACGACTATACTCGTCTTCCTCATGATATACCCGATGATGATAAACCTCAACCTTGAGAGAATCCCCAAGGTTCTCAAGGAGCCGAAGCCCGTTCTTCTGAGCCTCGCCTACAACTTTGTCCTCACCCCGGTGGTGGCCTTTCTCCTCGTTAAAGGCTTCATCCACGACCCAAACCTCGCTCTCGGCTTTCTCCTGGTCATGCTCGTTCCGGGTTCATCCATGAGCATAGGCTACGCCGGTTTGGCCGGAGGAGACCTTGAGGTCGCCACGGTGGCGCTCGGCGTTAACTTTCTCCTCATCCCGGTAATGCTTCCACTCTGGATAAAGCTCCTCGGCAGTGCCTACAACGTCCCTGTTCCTCTCTCACTGCTCCTGAGGACGGTCTTCATAGTCCTCATCCTTCCAATGTTCCTAGGTGACCTCACGAGGAGGCTCCTCACAAGGAAGCTTGGCAAGGAGAGGTTCCTTGAGCTGAAGCCGCTCTTTGGTTCGATAACAATGACCACCATGCTCCTCCTCGTGGGATTAATATTCTTCATGAAGGCCCAGCTCCTGCTTAGCAAGTGGACCCTCCTCGTTGAGCTTGCTGTTGTGAACACTGTCTACATGGTCGTTATGCTTGCACTTATAACGTGGCTTGACAGAGTTCTCGGCCTGGGCTACAAGGAGCACATGGGAATAGCTTTCCTCAGCGTCGGAAAGAACAACGGAACGGCCATAGCGATAGCGACGCTCGCTTTCCAGCCCCTCGTGGCCATTCCAGCGGCTACGCTTCCAATATTCCAGATAATCTTCCTCATCCTCTATCTAAAGCTTGCAGAAAGGGTAAGGTGCCTCTTTGAGACCTGCGTTTGTTCAGAGGGGAAAGGCGGAGAACCGGAGGTGAGTTAA
- the msrA gene encoding peptide-methionine (S)-S-oxide reductase MsrA — MGTDEVAIFAGGCFWCMEEAFERFSGVIEAVSGYTGGWVENPTYELVSTGETGHREAVEVIYDPAKISYERLLEVFWRNIDPTDPGGQFADRGEQYKTAIFYLNEEQRELAEESKRRLQLSGIFNEPIATEILPAKEFYPAENYHQGYYFRFETNYKHYKLYSGRLGFIKSMWEKNKYFRLFPERERYWLGYVKPSDAELKSLLTPLQYRVTQLGDTEPPFHNEYWNNHDEGIYVDVASGEPLFSSLDKYDSGTGWPSFTKPLEEWAVVEAEECEGLLCGREIRSRFANSHLGHVFDEPTPTGRRYCINSAALRFIPREELRRYGYIAYEGIFK; from the coding sequence ATGGGGACGGACGAAGTGGCAATATTTGCCGGAGGCTGTTTCTGGTGCATGGAAGAGGCCTTTGAAAGATTTTCCGGAGTGATCGAGGCAGTTTCCGGCTACACCGGCGGCTGGGTTGAGAACCCCACCTATGAGCTCGTCTCAACGGGTGAGACAGGTCACAGGGAAGCCGTAGAGGTAATCTACGATCCGGCCAAAATCTCCTACGAGCGTCTCTTGGAGGTCTTCTGGAGGAACATAGACCCCACCGATCCGGGCGGGCAGTTCGCCGACAGGGGTGAGCAGTATAAAACGGCCATCTTCTACTTAAACGAGGAACAGAGAGAACTCGCAGAGGAATCCAAGAGAAGGCTTCAGCTCTCTGGAATCTTCAACGAACCGATAGCTACAGAAATTCTGCCGGCGAAGGAGTTTTATCCGGCTGAGAACTACCACCAGGGCTACTACTTCCGCTTTGAGACGAACTACAAACATTACAAGCTCTACTCTGGAAGGCTCGGATTCATAAAGTCGATGTGGGAGAAGAACAAATACTTCCGTCTCTTCCCTGAGAGGGAGCGCTACTGGCTTGGTTACGTGAAGCCAAGCGATGCAGAGCTTAAAAGCCTGCTAACGCCCTTACAGTACAGGGTTACACAGCTCGGCGATACAGAGCCGCCATTCCATAACGAATACTGGAACAACCACGATGAGGGAATATACGTTGATGTGGCCTCGGGCGAGCCGCTCTTCAGCTCCCTCGACAAGTACGACTCCGGAACTGGGTGGCCTAGCTTCACAAAGCCTCTTGAAGAGTGGGCCGTCGTTGAGGCTGAAGAGTGCGAAGGCCTCCTCTGCGGCCGGGAAATCAGGAGCAGGTTCGCCAACTCTCACCTCGGCCACGTCTTCGACGAGCCCACACCAACGGGAAGGAGATACTGCATAAACTCCGCGGCACTCCGCTTCATTCCAAGGGAGGAGCTTAGGAGATACGGCTACATCGCCTACGAGGGCATTTTTAAGTAG
- a CDS encoding ABC transporter permease, giving the protein MNAIDQFRRSFAIAKKDMLIFYLKGPVVIMGLLFPFFLFLAFVIGRNLGGETLFAGLVGMTVFFTSTAVGPTIIPWECRGRTFERLITAPVSLATVLLGDFQASFYFGLGVSLAVSIPVMLYLGIHPGFALFLGSTLLALACFAAMAILVSSYPPTDVPADVMMLSSLVKFSLLFISGIFVPLDRLPAYGRALSFVSPLTYYVDAVRHSLGGGYLPVWLDLAMLVLFAVAFFLIGSWVHSRVLERRFT; this is encoded by the coding sequence ATGAACGCGATTGACCAGTTCAGGCGCTCCTTCGCCATAGCCAAGAAGGACATGCTCATATTCTACCTCAAGGGACCGGTCGTGATAATGGGGTTGCTCTTCCCGTTCTTCCTGTTCCTAGCCTTTGTAATCGGAAGGAACCTGGGCGGGGAAACCCTCTTTGCCGGCCTGGTCGGAATGACCGTCTTCTTCACTTCAACCGCAGTCGGGCCCACCATAATACCCTGGGAGTGCAGGGGAAGGACCTTCGAGAGACTGATAACCGCCCCGGTCTCGCTCGCCACGGTCCTTTTGGGTGACTTTCAGGCTTCGTTCTACTTCGGGCTCGGCGTTTCTCTGGCCGTCTCGATACCGGTGATGCTCTATCTCGGGATACACCCGGGGTTTGCTCTCTTCCTTGGGTCAACGCTCCTCGCCCTGGCGTGCTTCGCGGCAATGGCCATACTGGTGTCCTCCTATCCACCCACGGACGTTCCAGCGGATGTAATGATGCTCTCATCGCTCGTCAAGTTCTCGCTGCTATTCATAAGCGGCATCTTCGTCCCTCTGGACAGACTGCCCGCTTACGGAAGGGCCCTCTCCTTCGTATCGCCGCTGACCTACTACGTTGATGCGGTGAGGCACTCCCTTGGAGGGGGTTATCTCCCGGTCTGGCTCGATCTGGCGATGCTGGTCCTCTTTGCGGTGGCCTTCTTCCTGATCGGCTCGTGGGTGCACAGCAGGGTGCTTGAGAGGAGGTTCACGTGA